A genomic stretch from Petrimonas mucosa includes:
- a CDS encoding IS982 family transposase, giving the protein MITTDKVIEIFCIADDFCAEYENEIQNHQLQAGGTTKRRNRKTQMSQSEIIAVMVCFHCGTFHNFKNYYLFYICKHMKSYFPNAVSYNRFVELQPRVIVPFMLLLKLFGFGECTGITYVDSTPIKVCHNKRIHSNKVFRDLAQRGKSTMGWFFGFKLHLVCNEKGELLNFSLTKGNVDDRNPDVINVLTKDLFGKLYADKGYISTKLFEMLFDQGVHLVTGIRSNMKNSLMSFRDKILLRKRSVIESINDELKNICQIEHSRHRSTHNFIMNIIAALVAYCFFPKKPSIKFEVEKSSQLTIWG; this is encoded by the coding sequence ATGATCACAACAGACAAAGTTATTGAAATATTTTGTATTGCCGACGATTTTTGTGCAGAATATGAGAATGAAATTCAGAATCATCAACTTCAAGCCGGGGGTACAACTAAAAGGAGAAACAGGAAAACGCAAATGTCCCAGAGCGAGATTATTGCCGTGATGGTCTGTTTCCACTGCGGAACCTTCCATAATTTCAAGAATTATTACCTGTTTTATATTTGCAAACACATGAAGAGCTATTTTCCAAATGCCGTTTCCTACAACCGTTTTGTCGAGTTGCAACCCAGGGTGATTGTACCTTTCATGCTCTTGCTCAAACTCTTTGGATTTGGTGAATGCACAGGCATTACATATGTGGATAGCACTCCCATTAAAGTATGTCATAACAAGCGTATACACTCGAATAAAGTATTCAGGGATCTGGCACAAAGAGGGAAAAGTACGATGGGCTGGTTTTTTGGATTCAAGCTTCATCTGGTCTGTAACGAAAAGGGTGAATTGCTGAATTTCTCTCTCACAAAAGGCAATGTCGACGATAGAAACCCTGACGTAATCAATGTTCTTACCAAAGATCTTTTCGGTAAACTATATGCAGACAAGGGTTACATCAGCACAAAGCTCTTCGAGATGCTGTTTGACCAGGGTGTTCATTTAGTGACCGGTATACGCTCAAATATGAAAAATTCCCTGATGTCATTCCGCGACAAGATTCTCTTACGCAAAAGATCTGTAATTGAGTCCATCAATGATGAACTGAAGAATATCTGCCAGATAGAACATTCAAGGCATCGTTCCACACATAATTTCATCATGAACATAATTGCTGCATTGGTGGCATATTGTTTCTTTCCCAAAAAGCCTTCAATCAAATTTGAAGTGGAAAAGTCAAGTCAATTAACCATTTGGGGATAA
- the tnpA gene encoding IS66 family insertion sequence element accessory protein TnpA encodes MNTNKMNRRFTQHEAFSLIEEYFQSGQRATDFYRSKNMSEWQFYKWRKLYLEVHPEHEASKTPPAKEPSLLQPVTVIGKPSSRRMPRFEIAYPGGVTLRVDEGVTDITLLGELLTF; translated from the coding sequence ATGAACACTAACAAAATGAATCGTCGTTTTACTCAACACGAAGCGTTTTCCCTGATCGAAGAGTACTTTCAAAGTGGTCAGCGGGCCACGGATTTTTACCGGTCCAAAAACATGAGTGAATGGCAGTTTTACAAATGGAGAAAATTGTATCTTGAAGTCCATCCGGAACATGAAGCCTCAAAAACACCCCCTGCAAAGGAGCCATCCCTCTTGCAGCCGGTAACTGTTATCGGCAAGCCGTCCTCCCGGCGGATGCCCCGGTTCGAGATCGCCTATCCCGGCGGGGTAACTCTTCGCGTGGACGAGGGGGTAACCGACATCACGCTACTCGGGGAACTGCTCACTTTTTAA
- a CDS encoding IS3 family transposase yields MKKSFEHHLQERSLIYLFIKEYNSKQWTIEVMCKVLKVPRSSYYRWLKDPEGARKRKYMELDEKIRDAYFAAKGRNGSPRLAKDLQVSGTPVSRTTVACHMREMGLRSKLSRRFKVTTDASHNYKVAPNLLNRRFNQNEPVKACVSDLTYIPCRDGFLYLTCVLDLFDRKLIGWSISDHMNASHTVVPAIRMANRNRPFGEGMIFHSDRGIQYACKQTVNLLKSLKLEQSMSGKGNCWDNAVAESFFKTFKSELVYGTKLKTREQSKPSVIGVLDCFD; encoded by the coding sequence ATTAAAAAAAGCTTTGAGCATCATCTCCAAGAGAGATCGTTGATCTATCTCTTTATAAAGGAATACAACTCGAAACAATGGACGATCGAGGTGATGTGTAAAGTACTGAAAGTGCCCAGGAGCAGTTATTACCGCTGGCTTAAAGATCCGGAGGGCGCGCGTAAGCGTAAGTATATGGAGCTGGACGAAAAGATCAGGGATGCCTATTTTGCTGCCAAGGGACGCAATGGAAGCCCCCGGCTGGCGAAGGATTTGCAGGTATCCGGAACTCCCGTCTCGAGAACCACCGTAGCATGCCATATGAGGGAAATGGGCTTGCGCAGCAAACTCTCGAGACGATTCAAAGTGACGACGGATGCCTCTCACAACTATAAGGTTGCACCAAATCTGCTGAATCGCAGGTTTAATCAGAATGAGCCTGTGAAAGCATGTGTCTCTGACCTGACCTATATTCCATGTCGGGATGGGTTTCTTTATCTGACCTGTGTGCTGGATCTTTTTGATCGCAAACTGATCGGATGGTCCATAAGCGATCATATGAATGCATCCCATACCGTAGTTCCGGCCATCAGGATGGCCAATAGGAACAGACCTTTTGGAGAAGGAATGATATTTCATTCTGACCGGGGCATACAATATGCTTGCAAACAGACTGTCAATCTGTTGAAATCCTTGAAGCTGGAACAAAGTATGAGTGGAAAGGGAAATTGTTGGGATAATGCCGTGGCTGAAAGCTTTTTCAAAACTTTCAAATCTGAATTGGTCTATGGTACCAAACTCAAAACAAGAGAGCAAAGTAAGCCGTCGGTCATAGGCGTATTGGATTGCTTCGATTAA
- the tnpC gene encoding IS66 family transposase translates to MKTSNTELNDQVVISRGEYNELLSIKSDCEYLRFQLSELKRMLYGVRSERFRSEKTDDGQLDLFAGTRDSLRDIQPKAEANKETITYEREKTREKPVRSRLPEHLRREEEVIEPDLIPDGAVKIGESVTELLEYKPADVYVRVIIRPKYVVPGTEGEGCVTVAPMPSLPIVKGNAGAGILSHICASKFIDHLPFYRQAEIFKRQKIPVAESTLKGWYAAVCRLLEPLHDTLIHEIMKRDYLQVDESPIPVLTSDKPGATHKGYMWVFHAPVEGMACFRYGKSRSGDVAAGFLDGYRGALQTDAYAGYDQYKDAEHITLLACMAHSRRKFEHAKENSPSRSRQALDLFAKLYRVEKRAREEKMPFEERHRLREQQSIPVMEELKRWLEDQRGQVLPKSPIGIAVAYTLKIWDRLERTMTDGKFEIDNNEIENKIRKLALGRRNYLFCGSHEGAERNAMMYSFFACCREAGVNPTRWMTDVLNRIPDYHANKLEELLPHNWKENILG, encoded by the coding sequence ATGAAAACAAGCAATACGGAATTGAATGACCAGGTTGTTATTTCCCGCGGGGAATATAACGAATTGCTGTCCATCAAGTCCGATTGCGAATACCTGAGGTTTCAACTCTCCGAGCTAAAACGGATGCTTTACGGTGTGAGAAGTGAACGCTTCAGGTCGGAAAAAACCGATGACGGGCAATTGGACCTCTTTGCCGGCACGCGGGATTCACTTCGCGATATTCAGCCAAAAGCGGAAGCGAACAAGGAAACCATCACTTACGAACGCGAAAAGACACGCGAAAAGCCTGTCCGGAGCCGTCTTCCCGAGCACCTGCGACGGGAAGAGGAGGTGATTGAACCTGACCTTATCCCCGATGGAGCCGTCAAGATAGGGGAGTCTGTCACCGAGCTGCTGGAGTACAAGCCCGCCGACGTTTACGTGCGGGTTATTATCCGTCCCAAGTACGTGGTGCCGGGCACGGAAGGTGAAGGCTGCGTTACTGTAGCCCCCATGCCCTCGTTGCCCATCGTGAAAGGAAATGCCGGGGCGGGCATTCTCTCCCATATCTGCGCGAGCAAATTCATCGACCACCTCCCGTTCTATCGCCAGGCCGAGATATTCAAGCGGCAAAAGATACCGGTTGCCGAGTCGACGCTCAAGGGCTGGTACGCCGCCGTCTGCCGCTTGCTTGAGCCGTTACACGATACACTGATCCATGAAATAATGAAACGCGACTACCTTCAGGTGGACGAGTCCCCGATACCTGTTCTTACCTCGGATAAGCCCGGTGCCACGCACAAGGGGTACATGTGGGTGTTTCATGCCCCCGTGGAAGGCATGGCGTGCTTCAGGTACGGAAAATCCCGCTCGGGGGATGTCGCCGCCGGATTTCTTGACGGGTACCGCGGCGCGCTCCAAACTGACGCGTACGCGGGGTATGACCAGTATAAGGACGCGGAGCACATCACACTTTTGGCATGCATGGCCCATAGCCGGCGAAAATTTGAACACGCCAAGGAGAACTCGCCATCGAGATCGCGTCAAGCCCTTGACTTGTTCGCGAAACTCTACCGGGTAGAGAAACGGGCACGCGAAGAAAAGATGCCATTCGAGGAACGGCACCGGCTGCGCGAACAACAATCAATACCGGTGATGGAAGAGCTGAAACGATGGCTGGAAGACCAGCGGGGGCAAGTCTTGCCTAAATCTCCCATAGGAATCGCGGTTGCCTACACTCTGAAAATTTGGGACAGGTTGGAAAGGACGATGACGGACGGCAAATTCGAGATAGACAATAACGAGATTGAAAATAAAATCCGGAAACTTGCCCTGGGACGCCGTAACTATTTATTCTGCGGGAGCCACGAGGGAGCCGAGCGTAACGCGATGATGTATTCTTTCTTCGCCTGTTGTCGCGAAGCCGGCGTGAATCCAACGCGATGGATGACTGATGTCCTCAACAGAATACCCGATTATCACGCGAATAAACTGGAAGAGCTGCTCCCACACAATTGGAAAGAGAATATCCTTGGATAA
- a CDS encoding glycoside hydrolase family 127 protein, with product MKTFLQIIMLMGIFSILSFDQNAPHFIEDTQFPLPVNSVHLTGYLDDYIRLSIENWNKGNLPYRKFVDFYRNGRPKFALGEMWGKAVRSGCMLYRYTQDPDLKKIMDETVKDLLSTQRENGSISCVEVEKQPESSELWERKYVMLGLQEYYEWVNADPKVLDALKKQADNIISLVGHSPKKEITDIGWSATNIGYEPCHIESSSLLEPFMRLYKWTGEQRYLDFGTYIIESGGTKQYDIFEMALNNVEPYKMAGHYPKAYEMLSIFEGLVEYYRVTGKPEIKQMCLNLYNNVREKEITIIGNGGSDQPYHPSVRGEAWGNTALEQTNPDITRMMETCVGVTWMKFCSQILRLTGDPSAMDEIEKYVYNGLIGAMKPTGDGFSYVNLLNGRKVTNEGWGWKFDEMHVTCCNLNGPMGLAYIPYVAAMNSERGPVINLYNKGKVQFQTPKNKAGEIDIITDYPVSGDIKLNLSLQNRESFTIKIRIPSWSKESSLKINGKSVNILPGTYADLTRKWKNGDQIELQLDMRCRVMNAPHGSNRMGDNYQAVIRGPIVLSRDENIDSLYNQPIALKSENGYIQAIQEKPICNAIKLQFSIPTEDGENITMIDYASVNNWDNNMHICTWLPIKDRN from the coding sequence ATGAAAACATTTTTACAAATTATCATGCTGATGGGAATATTTTCAATTCTTTCATTTGACCAGAATGCTCCCCATTTTATAGAAGACACACAGTTTCCACTGCCCGTCAACTCCGTTCATTTAACGGGCTATTTGGATGACTATATCAGACTTTCTATCGAGAATTGGAATAAAGGCAATTTACCCTATCGCAAATTCGTAGATTTTTATAGGAATGGAAGACCTAAGTTTGCATTAGGCGAAATGTGGGGAAAAGCGGTCCGATCCGGCTGTATGTTATATCGGTATACGCAGGATCCTGACCTTAAAAAAATTATGGATGAAACAGTAAAGGATCTGCTATCTACCCAACGCGAGAATGGAAGCATCAGTTGTGTGGAAGTCGAAAAACAACCGGAAAGCAGCGAACTGTGGGAACGAAAGTATGTTATGCTCGGGCTACAGGAGTATTACGAATGGGTAAATGCCGACCCAAAGGTCTTAGATGCTTTGAAGAAACAGGCAGATAATATCATTTCTTTGGTAGGCCATTCACCTAAAAAGGAAATTACGGATATTGGCTGGAGCGCTACCAACATCGGTTACGAACCTTGCCATATTGAATCGAGTAGTTTGCTTGAACCGTTTATGCGTTTGTACAAATGGACAGGTGAACAAAGGTATCTCGACTTTGGCACTTATATCATTGAATCGGGAGGAACAAAACAGTATGATATCTTTGAAATGGCGCTCAATAATGTGGAACCATATAAAATGGCGGGACATTATCCGAAGGCGTATGAAATGTTATCGATATTTGAAGGATTGGTCGAGTATTATCGTGTGACAGGAAAACCGGAAATCAAGCAAATGTGTCTTAATTTATATAACAATGTCAGAGAAAAAGAAATAACCATCATAGGAAATGGTGGATCTGACCAGCCTTATCACCCATCTGTGCGGGGGGAAGCCTGGGGAAATACGGCATTAGAGCAAACCAATCCTGATATAACCCGTATGATGGAAACATGCGTAGGGGTTACATGGATGAAGTTTTGCAGCCAGATACTTCGTCTCACGGGTGATCCTTCGGCAATGGATGAAATCGAAAAATATGTTTACAACGGATTGATCGGTGCCATGAAACCAACCGGGGACGGATTCAGTTATGTGAACCTGTTAAATGGGCGTAAAGTCACCAATGAAGGATGGGGGTGGAAATTCGATGAGATGCATGTTACCTGCTGTAACCTGAATGGCCCAATGGGACTGGCCTACATTCCGTATGTTGCCGCAATGAATTCGGAAAGAGGTCCGGTTATCAATCTCTATAACAAGGGAAAAGTGCAATTTCAAACGCCTAAGAATAAAGCTGGAGAAATAGACATTATAACGGATTATCCTGTTTCCGGAGATATAAAACTTAATCTTAGTTTGCAGAACCGGGAATCGTTTACGATAAAAATAAGAATTCCATCCTGGAGTAAAGAATCTTCATTGAAAATAAATGGAAAGAGTGTAAACATATTACCCGGGACATACGCTGATCTAACACGTAAATGGAAAAATGGAGATCAGATTGAACTTCAACTGGATATGAGATGTAGGGTAATGAATGCCCCACACGGCAGTAATCGTATGGGAGACAACTATCAAGCTGTAATACGAGGTCCGATAGTGCTTTCTCGTGATGAAAATATAGACAGCCTCTATAATCAACCCATTGCCCTTAAATCTGAAAATGGATATATTCAAGCGATTCAAGAAAAACCTATATGCAATGCGATTAAGCTTCAATTCTCTATTCCTACTGAAGATGGGGAAAATATCACAATGATTGATTATGCATCTGTAAATAATTGGGATAATAACATGCATATATGCACGTGGTTGCCAATAAAAGATAGAAATTAA
- the tnpB gene encoding IS66 family insertion sequence element accessory protein TnpB (TnpB, as the term is used for proteins encoded by IS66 family insertion elements, is considered an accessory protein, since TnpC, encoded by a neighboring gene, is a DDE family transposase.), whose product MFSLNESQRFYLCLSPTDLRKGFDSLCGLVSSELGRDPLGGEVFIFVNRSRTTIKLLHWERGGLVLYHKRLESGRFSLPRVHSSGKGCSILWRDLVMMVEGISMEKTTRRKRFNIAPKTA is encoded by the coding sequence ATGTTCTCACTTAACGAATCCCAGCGTTTTTACCTCTGCCTCTCACCCACCGACCTGCGTAAAGGATTTGACAGTTTATGCGGGCTTGTCTCATCGGAATTGGGACGCGACCCGTTAGGCGGGGAAGTGTTCATCTTTGTCAACAGGTCCAGGACGACCATCAAGCTGCTCCATTGGGAACGGGGCGGGCTCGTGCTGTACCACAAGCGCCTGGAAAGCGGCCGCTTTTCCCTTCCCCGCGTCCATTCTTCCGGCAAGGGATGCAGTATTCTTTGGCGCGATTTGGTCATGATGGTCGAGGGTATTTCCATGGAAAAAACCACCCGCCGGAAAAGATTCAATATTGCTCCAAAAACCGCGTGA
- a CDS encoding DUF4998 domain-containing protein, producing the protein MKKYICITTTYICLLLLFSCEKMDDNYKEYVVRDGIIYPGKATSPFVAAGEKRVQVSWLRSADPKVVKAKIYWNNYTDSVDLDITPELDTIRYLIDNLEENTYTFIIKTFDAKGNVSIPVEVSGRAYGPIYKAGLFNRNIAQEKVSEDEGWVISWEMGDITRGAAFTELSFRNSKNEPMTVITPIENMATIVTDFKEGGEYQYRTGYIPEIGAIDTFYTEYISRTMPPQKINKAEWVATASSDARDTQAPNGAPDKAIDDDPNTFWHSRHSPSSPGYPHWIAIDMKKEIKVEYVELTPRATYTNQSFNKFIIQGSMDGINWTDYGDFYLEPVGLKVQQFVLEENPTMQHIRIYMTQGGSVHAHLAEFSVYGSVN; encoded by the coding sequence ATGAAGAAATATATCTGTATTACAACCACTTATATATGTTTATTATTGTTGTTTTCCTGTGAAAAAATGGATGATAACTATAAGGAATATGTTGTTCGGGATGGTATTATCTACCCGGGAAAAGCAACTTCTCCATTCGTTGCCGCAGGGGAAAAAAGAGTGCAGGTCTCATGGTTACGCAGTGCAGACCCCAAAGTAGTCAAAGCTAAGATTTACTGGAATAACTATACTGATTCAGTAGATCTGGATATAACGCCTGAGCTGGACACTATCAGGTATCTAATTGATAATCTGGAAGAAAACACCTACACTTTCATTATAAAAACATTTGACGCCAAAGGTAACGTCTCAATACCTGTGGAAGTATCGGGAAGGGCTTATGGACCGATCTACAAAGCAGGACTATTTAACAGAAATATCGCACAGGAAAAAGTATCGGAAGATGAAGGCTGGGTAATTTCCTGGGAGATGGGGGATATTACTAGAGGGGCAGCTTTCACAGAATTATCCTTCAGAAACAGCAAAAATGAGCCCATGACAGTTATTACACCAATAGAGAATATGGCTACCATTGTTACTGATTTCAAAGAAGGAGGTGAATACCAATATAGAACCGGATATATCCCGGAAATCGGGGCAATTGACACGTTCTATACCGAATACATTAGTCGCACAATGCCTCCTCAGAAAATTAATAAAGCAGAGTGGGTAGCTACCGCTAGTTCTGATGCCCGTGATACTCAGGCGCCCAATGGAGCTCCCGATAAGGCGATAGATGATGACCCGAACACTTTCTGGCACTCACGACATAGCCCCAGTTCTCCCGGTTATCCTCATTGGATTGCCATCGATATGAAAAAGGAGATTAAAGTAGAATATGTTGAATTAACTCCAAGGGCAACATATACTAACCAGAGTTTCAACAAATTCATAATTCAAGGAAGTATGGACGGAATAAATTGGACTGATTATGGTGATTTTTACCTAGAACCAGTAGGTCTAAAAGTACAACAGTTCGTATTAGAAGAAAATCCAACGATGCAACATATAAGAATATACATGACACAGGGAGGATCGGTACATGCTCATTTAGCTGAATTCTCGGTTTATGGGTCAGTCAATTAA
- a CDS encoding S9 family peptidase, producing MKNFTFSLLLLLIAFTTGNLYGQSFYDYYETKSKAWGVIDNYFTPPERYENQFGDYRSPLRFYNGEEVVTKEDWLERRAEIRDRWMEMMGPWPKLITDQEFEFLSSEKQDGFTRHKVRFYWTPNEQTEGYLLIPEKTGAKPAVITVFYDPETAVGIGGKPYRDFAYQLVKRGFVTLSIGTTETTKSKTYSIYYPNRENAQLQPLSALAYAAANAWEVLAKVDDVDSTRIGIVGHSYGGKWAMFASCLFDKFAAATWIDPGIVFDETKGSGVNYWEPWYLGYYQPPWSGTWNKKGGTGKGLYPRLKNDGYDLHELHALMAPRPFLVSGGSGDPIERWIPLNHTVAVNRLLGYENRVAMSSRPKHFPTRESNEIVYSFMEWFLMAK from the coding sequence ATGAAGAATTTTACATTTTCACTCCTGTTACTGCTGATTGCCTTTACAACAGGCAACCTATATGGGCAGTCATTCTATGATTATTATGAGACCAAAAGCAAGGCTTGGGGTGTTATCGATAACTATTTTACTCCTCCTGAACGATATGAAAATCAATTTGGCGATTATCGCTCACCACTTCGGTTTTACAATGGAGAAGAGGTCGTGACAAAAGAGGATTGGCTTGAACGACGTGCTGAAATTCGAGACCGCTGGATGGAAATGATGGGGCCTTGGCCTAAATTGATCACAGATCAGGAGTTCGAATTTCTTTCTTCAGAGAAACAGGATGGTTTTACCCGACATAAGGTGCGGTTTTATTGGACACCCAACGAGCAAACGGAAGGTTATTTGCTGATTCCAGAAAAAACGGGTGCCAAGCCGGCGGTAATTACTGTCTTTTATGATCCGGAAACAGCAGTAGGCATTGGAGGCAAACCCTATCGAGATTTTGCTTATCAGCTGGTAAAAAGGGGGTTTGTTACTCTCTCCATAGGAACAACAGAAACGACCAAAAGCAAAACCTACTCCATCTATTACCCCAACCGAGAGAATGCACAATTGCAACCATTGTCGGCACTTGCCTATGCAGCTGCAAACGCTTGGGAGGTACTGGCAAAGGTTGACGATGTTGATTCTACCCGAATTGGTATCGTGGGTCACTCTTACGGGGGGAAATGGGCCATGTTCGCTTCCTGCCTATTTGATAAGTTCGCTGCTGCCACATGGATCGATCCCGGCATCGTATTCGACGAGACAAAAGGAAGTGGTGTCAACTACTGGGAACCCTGGTACTTGGGTTATTATCAGCCGCCATGGTCTGGCACTTGGAACAAGAAAGGTGGGACTGGGAAGGGGTTGTATCCACGGTTGAAAAATGATGGATATGATTTGCATGAGTTGCATGCACTGATGGCTCCCAGGCCCTTCCTCGTATCGGGAGGGTCAGGTGATCCCATAGAAAGATGGATTCCCCTAAATCATACAGTCGCCGTGAATCGATTGCTCGGTTATGAAAATAGGGTTGCAATGAGTAGTCGCCCGAAGCATTTCCCCACCCGTGAATCAAATGAGATAGTCTATTCTTTCATGGAATGGTTTTTGATGGCAAAATGA
- a CDS encoding IS4 family transposase, whose translation MPIYKSNSILSEISVFFKKDDSNSALFTLTDMLKGFNMSEKVLFGSRSKCNSKYSLLQVLELLIMFPCFMIKNPYNYCRSSLSGFFGCEKDVFYRFVNNEIYDWRKILYHFTIQIWNKVRVRSDHKHQTVCLMVDDTDFPKTGRRIENIGRVYSHLRHKTILGFKSLFLGITDGKSQFILDFAILGEKGRKNNFSMSDKELESRFTKDRDEASPVVTRAKEYGESKIQLMITMIKRAIRKGIRFDYLLADSWFTCSEVIRFIRARHIKCHYLGMIKIGKKGVTKYGFEGKELTARALINLLEARGEARRSRKLGCQYITADVRFAGTDVRLYFVKRKKESWNGIMTTNLSLEFLEAYRIYAMRWSLEVFFKETKGLLGMGKCQSRNFAAQLAATTITALQYNLLSLAKRFTSYETIGGIFRDVQHSGMELSVTERIWGIILEMVKIMTGIFSIEEEEIFDAIINKSDNLAHFINFYELKSASCKPSVIGVLDCFD comes from the coding sequence ATGCCGATATACAAAAGTAACTCTATTTTATCAGAAATCAGCGTTTTTTTCAAGAAAGATGATTCAAACAGTGCCCTTTTTACCCTGACGGATATGCTAAAAGGTTTCAACATGTCGGAGAAGGTCCTCTTCGGGAGCAGGAGCAAATGCAACAGCAAGTATTCCCTGCTGCAGGTGCTCGAGTTGCTGATTATGTTCCCCTGTTTCATGATCAAGAATCCTTACAATTATTGTCGATCATCCCTAAGCGGCTTCTTTGGCTGCGAAAAGGATGTTTTCTACCGTTTCGTAAACAACGAAATTTATGATTGGCGCAAGATACTCTACCACTTCACCATTCAAATATGGAACAAGGTTCGCGTGAGAAGTGACCACAAGCATCAAACTGTTTGCCTGATGGTGGACGATACCGACTTTCCCAAAACGGGAAGGCGTATTGAAAACATCGGTAGGGTCTATTCCCACCTGAGACACAAGACGATCCTTGGTTTCAAATCTCTCTTTCTGGGCATCACGGATGGCAAGAGCCAGTTCATCCTCGACTTCGCCATCCTCGGGGAGAAGGGCAGGAAGAACAACTTCAGCATGAGCGACAAGGAGCTCGAATCGCGGTTTACCAAGGATAGAGATGAAGCGTCCCCCGTTGTAACGCGGGCAAAAGAGTACGGGGAGAGCAAGATCCAGTTGATGATAACCATGATAAAGCGAGCCATTAGAAAGGGCATCCGCTTTGACTACCTGCTTGCCGACAGTTGGTTCACCTGCTCGGAGGTGATTCGCTTCATACGTGCCCGGCACATCAAGTGCCATTACCTGGGTATGATCAAGATCGGGAAGAAGGGAGTTACAAAATACGGTTTTGAAGGGAAGGAACTCACCGCCCGGGCACTGATCAATCTGCTTGAAGCCAGGGGTGAAGCCAGAAGGAGCCGCAAGCTTGGTTGTCAGTATATTACCGCTGACGTTCGCTTTGCGGGCACAGATGTACGTCTCTATTTTGTGAAGAGAAAAAAGGAGTCCTGGAATGGAATAATGACGACCAACCTCTCCCTGGAGTTCCTGGAAGCCTATCGGATTTATGCCATGCGTTGGTCCCTCGAGGTCTTCTTCAAGGAAACCAAGGGATTGCTGGGTATGGGCAAGTGCCAGTCCCGGAACTTCGCAGCGCAGCTTGCCGCAACCACGATCACGGCCTTGCAATACAATTTGCTTTCCCTGGCTAAAAGGTTCACCAGTTATGAGACCATTGGCGGAATCTTCAGGGATGTGCAACACTCTGGCATGGAGCTCTCCGTAACGGAGAGGATATGGGGCATTATCCTTGAAATGGTGAAAATCATGACCGGGATCTTCTCCATTGAAGAGGAAGAGATCTTCGATGCAATCATTAATAAATCGGATAATCTGGCTCACTTTATCAACTTTTATGAACTAAAATCGGCAAGTTGTAAGCCGTCGGTCATAGGCGTATTGGATTGCTTCGATTAA